From Corynebacterium frankenforstense DSM 45800, the proteins below share one genomic window:
- a CDS encoding lysophospholipid acyltransferase family protein, which yields MSARREGFERRGQFLVPAGTEQVPAHPESRELVYNRIIIRIIKAVLRAQGLEISVTGSENVPAEGGALLASNHTNYFDFILGQIPAHLRGKRLTRFMAKKEIFDVPVVGALMRAMHHVSVDRAAGRGSIEAAVEHLRDGELVGIYPEATISRSFELKEFKTGAVRIAAAAGVPVVPMVTWGGQRIWTKDLPKNLGRSHLPVVIRVGEPMDPTGDPEEATARLRAKMSELLDAARAEYEAAYGPFEDGAPWLPVSLGGSAPTPEQALEIDRRERAERKARKEAKAKKKGN from the coding sequence ATGAGCGCGCGCCGGGAGGGATTCGAACGCCGCGGGCAGTTCCTCGTGCCCGCGGGCACGGAGCAGGTGCCCGCGCACCCCGAGTCGCGCGAGCTGGTCTACAACCGGATCATCATCCGGATCATCAAGGCGGTGCTGCGTGCCCAGGGCCTCGAGATCAGCGTGACCGGCTCGGAGAACGTGCCCGCCGAGGGCGGCGCCCTCCTGGCGTCCAACCACACCAACTACTTCGACTTCATCCTCGGCCAGATCCCGGCGCACCTGCGCGGCAAGCGCCTGACGCGCTTCATGGCCAAGAAGGAGATTTTCGACGTCCCGGTGGTCGGCGCGCTGATGCGCGCCATGCACCACGTCAGCGTCGACCGCGCCGCCGGCCGCGGCTCGATCGAGGCGGCCGTCGAGCATCTCAGGGACGGCGAGCTGGTGGGCATCTACCCGGAGGCGACGATCTCCCGCTCCTTCGAGCTCAAGGAGTTCAAGACCGGCGCGGTGCGCATCGCCGCCGCGGCCGGCGTGCCCGTGGTGCCGATGGTGACCTGGGGCGGCCAGCGCATCTGGACCAAGGACCTGCCCAAGAACCTCGGCCGCAGCCACCTGCCGGTGGTCATCCGCGTCGGCGAGCCGATGGACCCCACCGGCGACCCGGAGGAGGCCACCGCGCGCCTGCGCGCGAAGATGAGTGAGCTTCTCGACGCCGCGCGCGCCGAGTACGAGGCGGCCTACGGGCCCTTCGAGGACGGCGCGCCGTGGCTGCCGGTCTCCCTCGGCGGCTCGGCGCCGACGCCCGAGCAGGCGCTCGAGATCGACCGGCGCGAGCGCGCCGAGCGCAAGGCCCGCAAGGAGGCCAAGGCGAAGAAGAAGGGGAACTGA
- a CDS encoding decaprenyl-phosphate phosphoribosyltransferase: MTHQPEQRIFDSEPHTEGVDTRKKRRPPRNLAEGMVKALRPKQWVKNVLVVAAPAAAGADALTDPRTLADVALAFVVFCLAASSIYLINDARDVEADRAHPTKRFRPIAAGVLPVGLAYAMAVVLIVGAVGLSFLATAGAQLALVVAVYIGLQLGYCFGWKHQPVIDIALVSSGFMLRAMAGGVAAGISLSQWFLLVMAFGSLFMASGKRYSELLLSERTGAKIRKALQGYTPTYLRFVWTLAATAVVIAYSLWGFEMAGQASGAAGIWYQVSMVPFTIAILRYAADVDRGDGGAPDELALTDRVLQTLALAWIACMAVAVYLVPAL, translated from the coding sequence GTGACACATCAGCCAGAGCAGCGGATCTTCGACTCCGAGCCCCACACCGAGGGCGTCGACACCAGGAAGAAGCGCCGGCCCCCGCGCAACCTCGCCGAGGGCATGGTCAAGGCGCTGCGCCCGAAGCAGTGGGTCAAGAACGTCCTCGTCGTCGCCGCCCCCGCGGCCGCCGGCGCGGACGCCCTGACCGACCCGCGCACCCTCGCGGACGTCGCCCTGGCCTTCGTCGTCTTCTGCCTGGCGGCCTCGTCGATCTACCTGATCAACGACGCCCGCGACGTCGAGGCCGACCGCGCCCACCCGACCAAGCGTTTCCGCCCGATCGCCGCCGGCGTCCTGCCGGTCGGCCTGGCGTACGCGATGGCCGTCGTCCTGATCGTCGGCGCGGTGGGCCTGTCCTTCCTCGCCACGGCGGGCGCGCAGCTGGCCCTGGTCGTCGCCGTCTACATCGGCCTGCAGCTGGGCTACTGCTTCGGCTGGAAGCACCAGCCCGTCATCGACATCGCGCTGGTCTCCTCCGGGTTCATGCTGCGCGCGATGGCCGGTGGTGTGGCCGCGGGCATCTCGCTGTCGCAGTGGTTCCTGCTGGTCATGGCGTTCGGCTCGCTGTTCATGGCCTCGGGCAAGCGCTACTCCGAGCTGCTGCTCTCCGAGCGCACCGGCGCCAAGATCCGCAAGGCCTTGCAGGGCTACACCCCGACCTACCTGCGCTTCGTGTGGACGCTGGCCGCCACCGCCGTGGTCATCGCCTACTCGCTGTGGGGCTTCGAGATGGCCGGGCAGGCCTCCGGGGCCGCCGGCATCTGGTACCAGGTCTCGATGGTGCCGTTCACCATCGCGATCCTGCGTTACGCCGCGGACGTCGACCGCGGTGACGGCGGCGCGCCCGACGAGCTGGCGCTGACCGACCGCGTGCTGCAGACCCTGGCGCTGGCCTGGATCGCGTGCATGGCCGTTGCCGTCTACCTCGTCCCCGCACTGTGA
- a CDS encoding phosphatase PAP2 family protein has product MSLIDLKKLRARESDALVALQGAVADVPGVLPTARGLSHFGEHALGWLGLSAAGAALDAPRRRAWLRVGASAFLAHAASVALKRVVRRPRPDDPRISVGVGTPSKLSFPSSHATSTTAALVSVAELTGNRLPLLGVPVMMVSRMVLGVHFPVDTAVGAAIGAATAKAVSAVDAQADRKARTR; this is encoded by the coding sequence GTGAGCCTGATCGACCTGAAGAAGCTGCGCGCCCGCGAGAGCGACGCCCTGGTCGCCCTGCAGGGGGCCGTGGCCGACGTCCCCGGCGTGCTGCCCACCGCCCGCGGGCTCTCCCACTTCGGCGAGCACGCGCTCGGCTGGCTGGGGCTCTCGGCCGCCGGCGCCGCCCTCGACGCGCCGCGCCGCCGCGCCTGGCTGCGCGTGGGGGCCTCGGCCTTCCTCGCGCACGCCGCCAGCGTCGCGCTCAAGCGCGTCGTGCGCCGGCCGCGCCCGGACGACCCGCGGATTTCCGTCGGCGTGGGCACCCCCTCTAAACTGTCGTTCCCCTCCTCGCACGCCACCTCGACCACCGCGGCGCTCGTCTCGGTCGCCGAGCTGACCGGCAACCGGTTGCCGCTTCTCGGCGTGCCCGTGATGATGGTCTCGCGCATGGTGCTCGGCGTGCACTTCCCCGTCGACACGGCCGTCGGGGCCGCGATCGGGGCGGCGACCGCCAAGGCGGTCAGCGCCGTCGACGCACAAGCCGACAGGAAGGCACGGACAAGGTGA
- a CDS encoding glycosyltransferase, producing the protein MQRLLLPRLGEPGDVRTLYLMETDSSGGRVRFPDRLSVTVPAGDELSFETYFNAFPASYWRRYSQLDSVILKLEVAGTARIDVYRSRPDGGRIAVDAAVVTDGTAAFELTLAPFEDGGWYWFDVTAETEVTLSDGGWYAPVAPGPQTMPDGTQVGPFERRVTVGIPTFNRPTDAVAALEALAADPEVDEIIDAVLMPDQGDRHPADEPGYAEITAHFGERFHEFRQGNLGGSGGYSRIMFEALGGVDGEGEADHGSPYILYMDDDIAIEPDSILRAVQVARYSARPTIIGGQMLNLLNRAELRTMGEVVNRGDFMWGPAPHVHYDHDFSRNPMNDLGKPGDRPEVPNSRDLHRRIEVDYNGWWMCLFPRVVAETTGQPLPLFIKWDDTEYSLRAARRGFETATWPGVAIWHMSWADKDDAIDWQAYFHLRNRLIVAALHHDGGVDGIIRSLRKTTFKHAMCLEYSTLAIQLEAMRDFLAGPDRLFDILESSLPRINKIRSEYPDAQKLPAASALPRATGAPGVPTQNIGGRLAKIKKIPWLLKGVAHSLKPADPAAHEVPQLNLAKDEARWFSLSRVDGATVTTADGKNVVFRKRDRDLAKKLVKETFALHRELRENFDRLRAQYRAAAPELTSRTAWGRIFR; encoded by the coding sequence CTGCAGCGCCTCCTGCTGCCGCGGCTCGGCGAGCCCGGCGACGTGCGCACCCTCTACCTGATGGAGACCGACTCCTCGGGCGGGCGGGTGCGCTTCCCCGACCGCCTCTCCGTGACCGTCCCGGCCGGCGACGAGCTCAGCTTCGAGACCTACTTCAACGCCTTCCCGGCCTCCTACTGGCGCCGCTACTCCCAGCTCGACAGCGTGATCCTCAAGCTCGAGGTCGCCGGCACCGCGCGCATCGACGTCTACCGCTCGCGGCCCGACGGCGGGCGCATCGCCGTCGACGCCGCCGTGGTCACCGACGGCACCGCCGCCTTCGAGCTCACGCTCGCGCCCTTCGAGGACGGCGGCTGGTACTGGTTCGACGTCACCGCGGAGACGGAGGTCACCCTCTCCGACGGCGGTTGGTACGCCCCGGTCGCCCCCGGCCCGCAGACCATGCCCGACGGCACCCAGGTCGGCCCCTTCGAGCGCCGCGTGACCGTCGGCATCCCGACCTTCAACCGCCCGACCGACGCGGTGGCCGCCCTCGAGGCCCTGGCCGCCGACCCCGAGGTCGACGAGATCATCGACGCGGTGCTCATGCCCGACCAGGGCGACCGTCACCCGGCCGACGAGCCCGGCTACGCGGAGATCACCGCCCACTTCGGCGAGCGCTTCCACGAGTTCCGCCAGGGCAACCTGGGCGGCTCCGGCGGCTATTCGCGCATCATGTTCGAGGCCCTCGGCGGCGTCGACGGCGAGGGCGAGGCCGACCACGGCAGCCCCTACATCCTCTACATGGACGACGACATCGCCATCGAGCCGGACTCGATCCTGCGCGCCGTCCAGGTCGCCCGCTACTCCGCGCGCCCGACCATCATCGGCGGGCAGATGCTCAATCTGCTCAACCGCGCCGAGCTGCGCACCATGGGCGAGGTGGTCAACCGCGGCGACTTCATGTGGGGCCCGGCCCCGCACGTCCACTACGACCACGACTTCTCCCGCAACCCGATGAACGACCTCGGCAAGCCGGGCGACCGCCCCGAGGTGCCGAACTCGCGCGACCTGCACCGCCGCATCGAGGTCGACTACAACGGCTGGTGGATGTGCCTGTTCCCGCGCGTCGTCGCGGAGACCACCGGCCAGCCGCTGCCGCTGTTCATCAAGTGGGACGACACCGAGTACTCGCTGCGCGCCGCCCGGCGCGGCTTCGAGACCGCCACCTGGCCCGGCGTGGCCATCTGGCACATGTCCTGGGCCGACAAGGACGACGCGATCGACTGGCAGGCCTACTTCCACCTGCGCAACCGCCTGATCGTCGCCGCCCTGCACCACGACGGCGGAGTCGACGGCATCATCCGCTCGCTGCGCAAGACCACCTTCAAGCACGCCATGTGCCTGGAGTACTCGACGCTGGCCATCCAGCTGGAGGCCATGCGCGACTTCCTGGCCGGCCCGGACCGGCTCTTCGACATCCTCGAGTCCTCCCTGCCGCGCATCAACAAGATCCGCTCGGAGTACCCGGACGCCCAGAAGCTGCCGGCCGCCTCCGCCCTGCCGCGCGCCACCGGCGCGCCCGGCGTGCCCACCCAGAACATCGGCGGGCGCCTGGCCAAGATCAAGAAGATCCCGTGGCTGCTCAAGGGCGTGGCCCACTCGCTCAAGCCCGCCGACCCGGCCGCCCACGAGGTGCCCCAGCTCAATCTCGCCAAGGACGAGGCCCGCTGGTTCTCCCTCTCGCGCGTCGACGGCGCCACGGTGACCACCGCCGACGGCAAGAACGTCGTCTTCCGCAAGCGCGACCGCGACCTGGCCAAGAAGCTGGTCAAGGAGACCTTCGCGCTGCACCGGGAGCTGCGCGAGAACTTCGACCGCCTGCGCGCCCAGTACCGCGCCGCCGCGCCCGAGCTGACCAGCCGCACCGCCTGGGGGAGGATCTTCCGGTGA
- a CDS encoding Cof-type HAD-IIB family hydrolase, translating to MNDPIQLNRPATAPEKRPRLIACDVDGTLLTSAERVSARLRAVLTRALETGAEVALATGRPHRWIYPVLEQLPVMPVCVTANGAVLYDSASDTILRRHELAPEAMSEVVGIARREFGEVAVACERSGESAFDPEESLFVVAPNYMHTWEAQGYAVLSEGTVLAEPAVKLLLRNESMSAPEMYAKLADKIDPRLAQLTFSMEEGLLEVGAPGVTKALGVADLSEMHGVPQDRCIAFGDMANDVEMLRWCGYGVAMGNARPEVKDAGDFTTVTNDEDGVARVLEWWY from the coding sequence ATGAACGATCCGATCCAGCTCAACCGCCCCGCCACGGCCCCCGAGAAGCGGCCGCGGCTCATCGCCTGCGACGTCGACGGCACCCTGTTGACGTCGGCAGAGCGTGTCTCCGCGCGGCTGCGCGCGGTGCTCACCCGGGCGCTGGAGACCGGCGCGGAGGTCGCGCTGGCCACCGGGCGCCCGCACCGGTGGATCTACCCTGTCCTCGAGCAGCTGCCGGTGATGCCGGTGTGCGTGACCGCCAACGGTGCGGTGCTCTACGACTCCGCCAGCGACACGATCCTGCGCCGGCACGAGCTCGCCCCCGAGGCCATGTCCGAGGTCGTCGGCATCGCCCGCCGCGAGTTCGGCGAGGTCGCCGTGGCGTGCGAGCGCTCCGGCGAGTCCGCCTTCGACCCCGAGGAGAGCCTCTTCGTGGTCGCGCCGAACTACATGCACACCTGGGAGGCCCAGGGCTACGCGGTGCTCTCCGAGGGCACCGTGCTCGCCGAGCCGGCCGTCAAGCTGCTGCTGCGCAACGAGTCGATGTCCGCCCCGGAGATGTACGCCAAGCTGGCCGACAAGATCGACCCGCGCCTGGCGCAGCTGACCTTCTCGATGGAGGAGGGGCTGCTCGAGGTCGGCGCGCCCGGGGTCACCAAGGCCCTCGGCGTGGCGGACCTCTCCGAGATGCACGGCGTGCCGCAGGACCGCTGCATCGCCTTCGGCGACATGGCCAACGACGTCGAGATGCTGCGCTGGTGCGGTTACGGCGTCGCGATGGGCAACGCGCGGCCCGAGGTCAAGGACGCCGGCGACTTCACCACGGTGACCAACGACGAGGACGGCGTCGCCCGCGTCCTCGAGTGGTGGTACTGA
- a CDS encoding three-helix bundle dimerization domain-containing protein gives MSNTLINSLREDLHARFDDDLGAQLVDRVLDETVEAKKDAVTMFRTVLIEREAVARLADRAGMADVHVLHSVENDCAALAA, from the coding sequence ATGTCCAACACTCTCATCAACAGCCTCCGAGAGGACCTGCACGCCCGCTTCGACGACGACCTCGGCGCGCAGCTCGTGGACCGCGTGCTGGATGAAACCGTCGAGGCCAAGAAGGACGCGGTGACGATGTTCCGGACCGTGCTCATCGAGCGCGAGGCCGTCGCCCGCCTGGCCGACCGTGCCGGCATGGCCGACGTCCACGTCCTGCACTCCGTCGAGAACGACTGCGCGGCCCTCGCGGCCTGA
- the glf gene encoding UDP-galactopyranose mutase, protein MSNYDLIVVGSGLFGLTVAERAASQLGKRVLIVERRPHLGGNAYSEAEPETGIEIHRYGAHLFHTSNERVWEYVNQFTDFTGYQHRVFAMHDGTAYQFPMGLGLINQFFGRYYSPTEARELIKEQTEGLDPEAAQNLEERGIALIGKPLYEAFVKHYTAKQWQTDPTELPASIISRLPVRYTFDNRYFTDIHEGLPVDGYTAWLEKMADHELIEVRLDTDFFDIAENLRAENPDAPVVYTGPLDRYFDYAHGRLGWRTLDFETSVEPVGDYQGTPVMNYNDADVPFTRIHEFRHFHPERARSYPKDKTVIMREYSRFAEEGDEPYYPINTPEDREKLEAYRADAARESEENKVLFGGRLGTYQYLDMHMAIGSALSMFDNLLVPFFEEGKPLAQPRGH, encoded by the coding sequence ATGAGCAACTATGACCTGATCGTCGTGGGCTCCGGCCTCTTCGGACTCACCGTCGCCGAGCGCGCGGCCAGCCAGCTGGGCAAGCGCGTGCTCATCGTCGAGCGCAGGCCGCACCTCGGCGGCAACGCCTACTCCGAGGCGGAGCCCGAGACCGGCATCGAGATCCACCGCTACGGCGCGCACCTGTTCCACACCAGCAACGAGCGGGTCTGGGAGTACGTCAACCAGTTCACCGACTTCACCGGCTACCAGCACCGCGTCTTCGCGATGCACGACGGCACCGCCTACCAGTTCCCGATGGGGCTGGGTCTGATCAACCAGTTCTTCGGCCGCTACTACTCGCCGACCGAGGCCCGCGAGCTGATCAAGGAGCAGACCGAGGGGCTCGACCCCGAGGCCGCGCAGAACCTCGAGGAGCGCGGCATCGCGCTCATCGGCAAGCCGCTCTACGAGGCCTTCGTCAAGCACTACACCGCCAAGCAGTGGCAGACCGACCCGACCGAGCTGCCGGCCTCGATCATCTCCCGGCTGCCCGTGCGCTACACCTTCGACAACCGCTACTTCACGGACATCCACGAGGGCCTGCCCGTCGACGGCTACACCGCGTGGCTGGAGAAGATGGCCGACCACGAGCTCATCGAGGTCCGCCTCGACACCGACTTCTTCGACATCGCGGAGAACCTGCGCGCGGAGAACCCGGACGCGCCGGTGGTCTACACCGGCCCGCTCGACCGCTACTTCGACTACGCGCACGGCCGGCTGGGCTGGCGCACCCTCGACTTCGAGACCTCGGTCGAGCCGGTGGGCGACTACCAGGGCACCCCGGTGATGAACTACAACGACGCCGACGTGCCCTTCACGCGCATCCACGAGTTCCGCCACTTCCACCCGGAGCGCGCGCGCAGCTACCCGAAGGACAAGACGGTCATCATGCGCGAGTACTCGCGCTTCGCGGAGGAGGGCGACGAGCCCTACTACCCGATCAACACGCCCGAGGACCGCGAGAAGCTCGAGGCCTACCGCGCCGACGCCGCGCGCGAGTCCGAGGAGAACAAGGTGCTCTTCGGCGGCCGCCTGGGCACCTACCAGTACCTCGACATGCACATGGCCATCGGCAGCGCGCTGAGCATGTTCGACAACCTGCTGGTGCCCTTCTTCGAGGAGGGCAAGCCGCTCGCCCAGCCGCGCGGGCACTAG
- a CDS encoding N-acetylmuramoyl-L-alanine amidase translates to MKRHRPTLAVVSSVALLAAAVFGGNQVLNTQSDGSGPVDVLNVSESFADGDNVAVDDAAINAQGGEGERTVKEFTRDEEFSMFALTWEGPRDVAAYVRAEIDGQWGPWHDLEPIGETAGDKHGTELIYVEPTHKVQVSTAGVDLLGGAADGAADGAAGAAPGEENAADGAADAAPEGDENAENAEPEQTAPARDAEPAAPASDDAASESDGDDRDAGGAAPMPADYAGIRPVAETEDTSATDAEDLSAVFIDGNAQAGIAPTAETDGMPSIVSRGGWGANESKRCMSPQIDDHVSALTIHHTAGSNNYSRAQAAAQVRGIYNYHAVTLGWCDIGYNALVDKYGTIYEGRYGGLTKAVQGAHAGGFNQNTWGISMIGDYTSTTPPEATIEAVGKLAGWRAAVAGFDPTGRSTHYSEGTSYTKYPAGTPVTLPNIFAHRDVGRTTCPGDAGYAQMDRIRQLAKAQYSAIKGGATGAEQSTSTTTSPGTSDQTSTPSTTTQSDGTSTTSTTTPQSNSTTTTTNQRAANTGDAPRGPLAGGDRDVTEILKGLTSDSRAEQVAAVGGLAALGIAAVLANPDVRAEIGQLGDVKVLNDITLRDVPPIIDKLVTLSGNSEIEAKWRDINAVFGPVLGSARSGVTTTPAANGGETSYALFDNGIITSSDAAGTHALWGAIADAWAKQGFDSGPLGLPTGEQRTEGGVQKVDFQNGLISYDPATGAVDINLAGN, encoded by the coding sequence ATGAAGAGGCACCGCCCGACACTCGCGGTCGTCTCTTCCGTAGCCCTGCTCGCCGCCGCCGTCTTCGGCGGCAACCAGGTCCTCAACACCCAGTCCGACGGCTCCGGCCCGGTGGACGTGCTCAACGTCTCCGAGTCCTTCGCCGACGGCGACAACGTCGCCGTCGACGACGCCGCCATCAACGCCCAGGGCGGCGAGGGCGAGCGCACCGTCAAGGAGTTCACCCGCGACGAGGAATTCAGCATGTTCGCGCTGACCTGGGAGGGTCCGCGCGACGTCGCCGCCTACGTGCGCGCCGAGATCGACGGCCAGTGGGGCCCCTGGCACGACCTCGAGCCGATCGGCGAGACCGCCGGCGACAAGCACGGCACCGAGCTGATCTACGTCGAGCCGACCCACAAGGTGCAGGTCTCCACCGCCGGCGTCGACCTCCTCGGCGGAGCGGCTGACGGAGCGGCTGACGGAGCGGCTGGCGCCGCTCCTGGGGAAGAAAATGCGGCCGACGGCGCGGCTGACGCCGCTCCCGAGGGCGACGAGAACGCAGAGAACGCCGAGCCGGAGCAGACCGCGCCCGCGCGGGACGCCGAGCCCGCCGCGCCCGCGTCGGACGACGCGGCGTCGGAAAGCGACGGGGACGACCGTGACGCCGGCGGCGCGGCGCCGATGCCGGCGGACTACGCGGGCATCCGCCCGGTCGCCGAGACCGAGGACACCTCGGCCACCGACGCCGAGGACCTCTCGGCCGTCTTCATCGACGGCAACGCGCAGGCGGGCATCGCCCCGACCGCGGAGACCGACGGCATGCCGAGCATCGTCTCGCGCGGCGGCTGGGGCGCCAACGAGAGCAAGCGCTGCATGAGCCCGCAGATCGACGACCACGTCTCGGCGCTGACCATCCACCACACCGCGGGCTCCAACAACTACTCCCGCGCCCAGGCCGCCGCCCAGGTGCGCGGCATCTACAACTACCACGCGGTCACCCTGGGATGGTGCGACATCGGATACAACGCGCTGGTGGACAAGTACGGCACCATCTACGAGGGCCGCTACGGCGGACTGACCAAGGCCGTCCAGGGCGCCCACGCCGGCGGGTTCAACCAGAACACCTGGGGCATCTCGATGATCGGCGACTACACCTCGACCACCCCGCCGGAGGCGACCATCGAGGCCGTCGGCAAGCTGGCCGGCTGGCGCGCCGCCGTGGCCGGCTTCGACCCCACGGGCCGCTCCACGCACTACTCCGAGGGCACCAGCTACACGAAGTACCCCGCGGGCACCCCGGTCACCCTGCCGAACATCTTCGCCCACCGCGACGTCGGCCGGACCACCTGCCCGGGCGACGCCGGCTACGCGCAGATGGACCGCATCCGTCAGCTCGCCAAGGCGCAGTACAGCGCCATCAAGGGCGGGGCGACCGGCGCGGAGCAGTCCACCTCGACGACCACCTCGCCGGGCACCTCGGACCAGACCTCCACGCCGTCGACGACGACGCAGTCGGACGGGACGTCCACGACCTCGACGACCACCCCGCAGTCGAACTCGACGACCACGACGACCAACCAGCGGGCCGCGAACACGGGCGACGCCCCGCGCGGGCCGCTGGCCGGCGGCGACCGGGACGTCACCGAGATCCTCAAGGGCCTGACCAGCGACAGCCGCGCCGAGCAGGTCGCCGCCGTGGGCGGGCTGGCCGCCCTGGGCATCGCGGCCGTGCTGGCCAACCCGGACGTGCGCGCCGAGATCGGCCAGCTGGGCGACGTGAAGGTCCTCAACGACATCACGCTGCGCGACGTGCCGCCGATCATCGACAAGCTGGTCACCCTCAGCGGCAACTCCGAGATCGAGGCCAAGTGGCGCGACATCAACGCCGTCTTCGGCCCGGTGCTCGGCTCCGCACGCTCGGGTGTCACCACCACCCCGGCGGCCAACGGCGGCGAGACCAGCTACGCGCTGTTCGACAACGGCATCATCACCTCCTCCGACGCGGCCGGCACCCACGCGCTGTGGGGCGCGATCGCCGACGCCTGGGCCAAGCAGGGCTTCGACTCCGGCCCGCTGGGCCTGCCCACCGGTGAGCAGCGCACCGAGGGCGGCGTGCAGAAGGTCGACTTCCAGAACGGCCTGATCAGCTACGACCCGGCCACCGGCGCCGTGGACATCAACCTGGCCGGCAACTAG
- the glpK gene encoding glycerol kinase GlpK yields MSGRRRYVAALDQGTTSTRAVIVDESGREVGVGQYEHRQILPRQGWVEHDPMELWRNTRRAMAKALAEADVAREDVVALGISNQRETTVVWDRRTGRPVYNAIVWQDTRTTEICRELAGDAGDDRWQSRTGLLINSYPAGPKIAWILDNVEGARERAMRGELAFGTVDTWLLWNITGGARGDQGRPAVHATDVTNASRTLLMDIRTLEWDEELCDAVGVPPAMLPEIRPSVGDFGTVRARGSLGGVPLTAILGDQQSAMVGQGCLGPGEAKTTYGTGLFLLQNTGERPELSDHGLLTTVAYQVEGQAPHYALEGSVAVGGSLVQWLRDQLGMIRTAPQVEELARGCEDNGGVYVVPAFSGLFAPRWRADARGVIVGLTRFADRHHIARAVLEATAYQVREVIDAMSADGGRGLDELRVDGGMTDNDLLMQFQADLLGVDVVRPRSTETTAAGACFAAGLGAGLWCDTDEIRELAGEGCRWSPAADRGRMESLYRDWNRAVERSYGWVTD; encoded by the coding sequence ATGTCCGGCCGCCGGCGCTACGTCGCCGCCCTCGACCAGGGCACCACCTCCACCCGTGCGGTGATCGTCGACGAGTCCGGCCGGGAGGTCGGCGTCGGCCAGTACGAGCACCGCCAGATCCTGCCGCGCCAGGGCTGGGTCGAGCACGACCCGATGGAGCTGTGGCGCAACACCCGTCGCGCGATGGCCAAGGCCCTGGCCGAGGCCGACGTCGCCCGCGAGGACGTCGTGGCCCTGGGCATCTCCAACCAGCGTGAGACCACCGTGGTCTGGGACCGGCGCACCGGCCGGCCCGTCTACAACGCCATCGTCTGGCAGGACACCCGCACCACGGAGATCTGCCGCGAGCTGGCCGGCGACGCGGGCGACGACCGCTGGCAGTCGCGCACCGGCCTGCTGATCAACTCGTACCCGGCCGGGCCCAAGATCGCCTGGATCCTCGACAACGTCGAGGGCGCGCGCGAGCGCGCCATGCGCGGCGAGCTGGCCTTCGGCACGGTGGACACCTGGCTGTTGTGGAACATCACCGGCGGCGCGCGCGGCGACCAGGGCCGGCCCGCGGTGCACGCCACGGACGTGACCAACGCCTCGCGCACCCTGCTGATGGACATCCGCACCCTCGAGTGGGACGAGGAGCTGTGCGACGCCGTCGGCGTGCCGCCGGCGATGCTGCCGGAGATCCGCCCCTCGGTCGGCGACTTCGGCACCGTGCGCGCCCGCGGCTCGCTGGGCGGGGTGCCGCTGACCGCGATCCTGGGCGACCAGCAGTCGGCGATGGTCGGCCAGGGCTGCCTGGGCCCCGGCGAGGCGAAGACGACCTACGGCACCGGCCTGTTCCTGCTGCAGAACACCGGCGAGCGCCCCGAGCTCAGCGACCACGGCCTGCTGACCACCGTCGCCTACCAGGTCGAGGGGCAGGCGCCGCACTACGCGCTGGAGGGCTCCGTGGCCGTCGGCGGCTCGCTGGTGCAGTGGCTGCGCGACCAGCTCGGCATGATCCGCACCGCCCCGCAGGTCGAGGAGCTCGCCCGCGGCTGCGAGGACAACGGCGGCGTCTACGTGGTGCCGGCCTTCTCCGGGCTCTTCGCCCCGCGCTGGCGCGCCGACGCCCGCGGGGTCATCGTCGGGCTGACCCGCTTCGCCGACCGCCACCACATCGCCCGCGCCGTGCTCGAGGCCACCGCCTACCAGGTCCGCGAGGTCATCGACGCGATGTCCGCCGACGGCGGGCGCGGCCTCGACGAGCTGCGCGTCGACGGCGGCATGACCGACAACGACCTGCTCATGCAGTTCCAGGCGGACCTGCTCGGCGTCGACGTGGTGCGCCCGCGCTCCACCGAGACCACGGCCGCCGGCGCCTGCTTCGCCGCGGGGCTCGGGGCGGGGCTGTGGTGCGACACCGACGAGATCAGGGAGCTGGCCGGCGAGGGGTGCCGGTGGTCCCCGGCGGCCGACCGGGGGCGCATGGAGTCGCTCTACCGCGACTGGAACCGCGCGGTCGAACGCTCCTACGGGTGGGTCACCGACTAG